One region of Primulina tabacum isolate GXHZ01 chromosome 1, ASM2559414v2, whole genome shotgun sequence genomic DNA includes:
- the LOC142517932 gene encoding auxin-responsive protein SAUR21-like: MGIRQMLKRSLSSEKRSNSTGSFDVPKGHCAVYVGESEYKQRFIVPISYLNHPSFQDFLCQAEEEFGFYHPMGGLTIPCREDLFVDVTSRLRRT; the protein is encoded by the coding sequence ATGGGCATTCGACAAATGCTTAAACGATCTTTATCCAGTGAGAAAAGATCGAATTCAACAGGATCATTTGATGTTCCGAAAGGACATTGTGCTGTTTATGTAGGGGAGAGTGAATATAAGCAACGATTCATCGTTCCCATATCGTATTTGAATCATCCTTCATTTCAAGATTTTTTATGCCAAGCAGAAGAAGAATTCGGGTTTTACCATCCAATGGGTGGACTCACCATTCCTTGCAGGGAAGATTTGTTCGTTGATGTCACCTCTCGCTTGAGAAGAACATGA